A genomic region of Bradyrhizobium sp. ORS 278 contains the following coding sequences:
- the ugpB gene encoding sn-glycerol-3-phosphate ABC transporter substrate-binding protein UgpB codes for MSLRQLAAAALISATFGFAVSPAHAVTEIQWWHAMTGGNNDIVNKLAEDFNASQSDYKVVPTFKGSYPDTMNAGIAAFRAGTAPHILQVFEVGTATMMSAKGAIKPVYELMKDAGEPFDPKAYLPAITGYYSTSKGDMLSFPFNSSSMVMWINKDELKKAGIAEIPKTWPEVFDAAKKLKAAGHETCGFSNAWATWAHIEQFSAWHNVPIGTKANGLDGFDTVLEFNSPLAVKHLQNLIDLQKDKTYDYSGRGNQSESRFGTGECAIFLTSSGYYATAKSTAKFDFTSAPMPYYPDVQGAPQNSIIGGASLWVMGGKSADEYKGVAKFFTFLSDTNRQAKLHQESGYLPITKAAYEKTKADGFYEKNPTLQTPLKELTNKEPTENSRGLRFGNMVQMRDVWAEEIEAALAGKKTAKDALDAAVARGNAMLRSFEKTAK; via the coding sequence ATGTCTCTTCGACAATTGGCTGCTGCCGCCCTGATTTCGGCGACCTTTGGTTTTGCTGTTTCGCCCGCACACGCTGTGACCGAAATCCAGTGGTGGCACGCCATGACCGGCGGCAACAACGACATCGTCAACAAGCTCGCCGAAGACTTCAACGCGTCGCAGAGCGACTACAAGGTCGTCCCGACCTTCAAGGGCAGCTATCCCGACACGATGAACGCCGGCATCGCCGCCTTCCGCGCCGGCACCGCGCCGCACATTCTGCAGGTGTTCGAGGTCGGCACTGCGACGATGATGAGCGCCAAGGGCGCGATCAAGCCGGTCTACGAGCTGATGAAGGACGCCGGCGAGCCGTTCGATCCGAAGGCCTATCTGCCGGCCATCACTGGCTACTACTCGACGTCGAAGGGCGACATGCTGTCGTTTCCGTTCAACTCGTCCTCGATGGTGATGTGGATCAACAAGGACGAATTGAAGAAGGCGGGAATCGCCGAGATCCCGAAGACCTGGCCGGAGGTGTTCGACGCGGCGAAGAAGCTGAAGGCGGCCGGGCACGAGACCTGCGGCTTCTCCAACGCCTGGGCGACCTGGGCGCATATCGAGCAGTTCTCCGCCTGGCACAACGTGCCGATCGGCACCAAGGCCAACGGCCTCGACGGTTTCGACACGGTGCTCGAATTCAATTCGCCGCTCGCGGTCAAGCACCTGCAGAACCTGATCGACCTGCAGAAGGACAAGACCTACGACTATTCCGGCCGCGGCAACCAGAGCGAAAGCCGCTTCGGCACCGGCGAATGCGCGATCTTCCTCACGTCCTCCGGCTACTACGCCACCGCCAAGAGCACAGCGAAGTTCGACTTCACCTCGGCGCCGATGCCGTATTATCCGGACGTCCAGGGCGCCCCGCAGAACTCGATCATCGGAGGCGCGTCGCTGTGGGTGATGGGCGGCAAGTCGGCCGACGAGTACAAGGGCGTCGCCAAGTTCTTCACCTTCCTGTCCGACACCAACCGGCAGGCCAAGCTGCATCAGGAATCCGGCTATCTGCCGATCACCAAGGCGGCCTATGAGAAGACCAAGGCCGACGGCTTCTACGAGAAGAACCCGACCCTGCAGACGCCGCTGAAGGAGCTCACCAACAAGGAGCCGACCGAGAATTCGCGCGGCCTGCGCTTCGGCAACATGGTGCAGATGCGCGACGTCTGGGCCGAGGAGATCGAGGCGGCGCTGGCCGGCAAGAAGACCGCCAAGGACGCACTTGATGCCGCCGTCGCGCGGGGCAACGCGATGTTGCGCAGCTTCGAGAAAACGGCCAAGTAA
- the ugpA gene encoding sn-glycerol-3-phosphate ABC transporter permease UgpA, with product MEKSVVFKGKLLPYLLLAPQLAITLIFFYWPASQAIRQSFLQEDAFGLNSEFVGLENYQALLAQPEYYTAIGTTVVFSSLVTVLSLGVALLFATQADKNLKGGSVYKTLMVWPYAVAPAVAGVLWFFIFHPTLGTLARPLRVLGIDWNPLLNGTHAMILIIMAAVWKQVAYNFLFFLAGLQAIPKSVIEAGAIDGAGPLRRFWTIIFPLLSPTTFFLLVVNIVYVFFETFGIIDAVTSGGPAGSTTTMVYKVFADGRLGGDLGGSAAQSVVLMVIVIALTAIQFRYVERKVQY from the coding sequence ATGGAAAAGTCAGTCGTCTTCAAAGGCAAGCTGCTGCCCTATCTGCTGCTGGCGCCGCAGCTCGCGATCACGCTGATCTTCTTCTACTGGCCGGCCAGCCAGGCGATCCGGCAGTCCTTCCTGCAGGAGGATGCGTTCGGCCTGAATTCAGAGTTCGTCGGGCTGGAGAACTATCAGGCGCTGTTGGCCCAGCCGGAATACTACACCGCGATCGGCACCACCGTGGTGTTCTCGTCGCTGGTGACCGTGCTGTCGCTCGGCGTCGCGCTGCTGTTCGCGACCCAGGCCGACAAGAACCTCAAGGGCGGCTCGGTCTACAAGACGCTGATGGTCTGGCCCTATGCGGTGGCCCCTGCCGTCGCCGGCGTGCTGTGGTTCTTCATCTTCCATCCGACGCTCGGGACGCTCGCCCGTCCGCTGCGCGTGCTGGGCATCGACTGGAATCCGCTGCTCAACGGCACACACGCCATGATCCTCATCATCATGGCCGCCGTCTGGAAGCAGGTGGCCTATAATTTCCTGTTCTTCCTCGCAGGCCTGCAGGCGATCCCCAAGAGCGTGATCGAGGCGGGCGCGATCGACGGCGCCGGTCCGCTGCGGCGGTTCTGGACCATCATCTTCCCGCTGCTGTCGCCGACCACCTTCTTCCTGCTGGTCGTCAACATCGTCTACGTGTTCTTCGAGACCTTCGGCATCATCGATGCCGTCACGTCGGGCGGCCCGGCCGGCTCGACCACGACGATGGTCTACAAGGTGTTCGCCGACGGCCGGCTCGGCGGCGATCTCGGCGGCTCGGCCGCGCAATCCGTGGTGCTGATGGTCATCGTGATCGCGCTGACCGCGATCCAGTTCCGCTACGTCGAACGCAAGGTGCAATACTGA
- the ugpE gene encoding sn-glycerol-3-phosphate ABC transporter permease UgpE: protein MVEHRPLRDLVAYLVLALGIVIFAFPVYVAFIASTYDAATVVSGNLPLTPGHNLLQNYYRAVFVGGSRFMNQPVGVLLANSFITAIGIALGKIFISILSAFAIVYFRFPFRKTAFWIIFITLMLPVEVRIYPTYKIVADLRLLDTYAGLILPLIASATGTLLFRQFFMTVPDELLEASRIDGAGPLRFFWDTLLPLSMTTVAALFVIQFIYGWNQYLWPLLITTKDSMQTIVIGIKKMLSTTDELAEWQLAMATAVLAMLPPVAVVVFMQRLFVKGLVETEK from the coding sequence ATGGTCGAGCACCGCCCCCTGCGTGACCTCGTCGCCTACCTCGTGCTCGCGCTGGGCATCGTGATCTTCGCCTTTCCTGTCTACGTCGCCTTCATCGCCTCGACCTACGACGCGGCGACGGTCGTCAGCGGCAATCTGCCGCTGACGCCTGGCCACAATCTGCTGCAGAACTACTATCGCGCCGTGTTCGTCGGCGGCTCCCGCTTCATGAACCAGCCGGTCGGGGTGCTGCTCGCCAACTCCTTCATCACCGCGATCGGTATCGCCCTGGGCAAGATCTTCATCTCGATCCTGTCGGCCTTCGCGATCGTGTATTTCCGCTTCCCGTTCCGCAAGACCGCGTTCTGGATCATCTTCATCACCTTGATGCTGCCGGTCGAGGTCCGCATCTACCCGACCTACAAGATCGTCGCCGACCTGCGCCTGCTCGACACCTATGCCGGGCTGATCCTTCCGCTGATCGCCTCCGCCACCGGCACGCTGCTGTTCCGCCAGTTCTTCATGACGGTGCCGGACGAGCTGCTGGAAGCGTCACGCATCGACGGCGCCGGCCCCTTGCGCTTCTTCTGGGACACGCTGCTGCCGCTGTCGATGACGACGGTGGCGGCGCTGTTCGTGATTCAGTTCATCTACGGCTGGAACCAGTATTTGTGGCCGTTGCTGATCACCACCAAGGACTCGATGCAGACCATCGTGATCGGCATCAAGAAGATGCTGAGCACGACGGACGAGCTCGCCGAGTGGCAGCTGGCGATGGCCACCGCCGTGCTGGCGATGCTGCCGCCGGTCGCGGTCGTGGTGTTCATGCAGCGGCTGTTCGTCAAGGGGCTGGTGGAGACGGAAAAGTGA
- a CDS encoding sn-glycerol-3-phosphate import ATP-binding protein UgpC: MANVTLRNVRKIYPGGFEAIKGIDVEVGDGQFCVLVGPSGCGKSTLLRMVAGLETISSGEIDIGGRVVNAIEPADRDIAMVFQNYALYPHMSVYNNMAYGLRNRGVPEAEIKTRVEDAARILELGAMLQRKPRQLSGGQRQRVAMGRAIVRQPKVFLFDEPLSNLDAKLRIAMRVEIRKLQRRLNTTAIYVTHDQLEAMTLADILVVMNGGQVEQIGNPLEIYQKPATTFVASFIGAPPMNLMAVDGVRAQIHGGDAIAANAGQLGIRPEDFELGDTVPAGGIGLDLRVDAIEHVGAETYVYGSRQDVGHNDSLTATANDVIVRLPGTTAPAIGTRIRAVAQRAKLHLFSADGKLRLTI, encoded by the coding sequence ATGGCCAACGTCACCCTCCGCAACGTCCGCAAGATCTATCCCGGCGGCTTCGAGGCCATCAAAGGCATCGACGTCGAGGTCGGCGACGGGCAGTTCTGCGTGCTGGTCGGCCCCTCCGGCTGCGGCAAATCCACGCTGCTGCGGATGGTGGCGGGACTGGAGACGATCTCATCAGGCGAGATCGACATCGGCGGCCGCGTCGTGAACGCGATCGAGCCGGCCGACCGCGACATCGCGATGGTGTTCCAAAACTACGCGCTCTACCCGCATATGAGCGTGTACAACAACATGGCCTACGGCCTGCGCAACCGCGGCGTCCCGGAGGCCGAGATCAAGACCCGCGTCGAGGACGCCGCCCGCATCCTCGAGCTCGGCGCCATGCTGCAGCGGAAGCCGCGTCAGCTCTCCGGCGGCCAGCGCCAGCGCGTGGCGATGGGCCGCGCCATCGTGCGTCAGCCGAAAGTGTTCCTGTTCGACGAGCCACTGTCCAACCTCGACGCCAAGCTGCGCATCGCGATGCGCGTCGAGATCCGCAAGCTGCAGCGCCGTCTCAACACAACGGCGATCTACGTCACCCACGACCAGCTCGAGGCGATGACGCTCGCCGACATCCTCGTGGTGATGAATGGTGGTCAGGTCGAGCAGATCGGCAATCCGCTGGAGATCTATCAGAAGCCGGCGACCACCTTCGTCGCCTCCTTCATCGGCGCGCCGCCGATGAACCTGATGGCGGTCGACGGCGTGCGCGCGCAGATCCACGGCGGCGATGCCATCGCGGCCAATGCGGGCCAGCTCGGCATCCGTCCCGAGGATTTCGAACTCGGCGACACGGTTCCAGCGGGCGGGATCGGGCTCGACCTCCGCGTCGACGCGATCGAGCATGTCGGGGCCGAGACCTATGTCTACGGCTCCCGCCAGGACGTGGGCCACAATGACAGCCTCACGGCCACGGCGAACGACGTGATCGTGCGGCTGCCGGGCACCACGGCGCCTGCGATCGGAACCCGGATCCGAGCCGTGGCGCAGCGCGCCAAGCTGCATCTGTTTTCGGCCGACGGAAAGCTGCGGCTGACCATTTAA
- a CDS encoding Hsp20 family protein: protein MSRVPSLSSPFLLGFDEIERVLDRVVKGADGYPPYNIERFERTNGQPERLRITLAVAGFTRDQLDVTIEENQLVIRGRQQDDKTRQYIHRGIAARHFQRTFVLAEGMHVLGADLKNGLLSVDLARPEPERIVKTIAINEHE from the coding sequence ATGTCTCGTGTTCCTTCGCTCTCCAGTCCGTTTCTGCTGGGCTTCGACGAGATCGAGCGCGTGCTCGACCGCGTCGTCAAAGGTGCCGACGGTTATCCGCCATACAATATCGAGCGGTTCGAGCGCACCAATGGCCAGCCCGAGCGGCTCCGGATCACGCTGGCGGTGGCGGGTTTCACCCGTGACCAACTCGATGTCACCATTGAGGAAAACCAGCTCGTCATCCGCGGCCGGCAGCAGGACGACAAGACCCGGCAATACATTCATCGCGGCATCGCCGCGCGCCACTTCCAGCGCACCTTCGTGCTGGCGGAGGGAATGCATGTGCTTGGTGCGGACCTGAAGAACGGGTTGTTGTCGGTCGATCTGGCCAGGCCCGAGCCTGAGCGGATCGTTAAGACAATCGCTATCAATGAACACGAATAA
- a CDS encoding DUF1150 domain-containing protein: MTEGNVASESGVSLESLATLGEGHIAYVKQIRSEDVPGLFPQAPRIAPGLKLFALHAADGTPIMLTDSREAAIANAWSHELQAVSVH, translated from the coding sequence ATGACTGAGGGTAATGTTGCGTCTGAATCCGGCGTCTCCCTGGAGTCGCTGGCCACCTTGGGCGAGGGTCACATCGCCTATGTGAAGCAGATCCGCTCCGAAGACGTGCCGGGCCTGTTTCCGCAAGCGCCGCGCATCGCGCCGGGCCTGAAGCTGTTCGCGCTGCATGCCGCCGACGGCACGCCGATCATGCTGACGGACAGCCGTGAAGCGGCGATCGCCAATGCGTGGAGCCATGAGCTTCAGGCCGTGAGCGTGCACTGA
- a CDS encoding GNAT family N-acetyltransferase — translation MTVLITPTTATELRSNASLAAGLLALNNAHAAELSWLTPESLLHLLTQSWRSWRIGTADALLIALDETADYDNPNHRWFRARYDRFVYVDRIVVAEDARGRGLARRLYEELIREVTAAGHDRVVCEVNLDPPNPQSDAFHAALGFTTLGTASIHDGAKTVRYIGRSVRS, via the coding sequence ATGACGGTGCTGATCACTCCGACGACCGCGACCGAGCTGCGGTCGAATGCCTCACTCGCCGCCGGCCTGCTCGCGCTCAACAACGCCCATGCCGCCGAGCTGTCCTGGCTCACACCCGAATCGCTCCTGCACCTGCTGACTCAATCCTGGCGCAGCTGGCGGATCGGCACCGCCGATGCGCTGCTGATCGCGCTGGACGAGACCGCGGACTACGACAATCCCAATCACCGCTGGTTCCGCGCGCGTTACGACCGCTTCGTCTATGTCGACCGCATCGTCGTGGCCGAGGACGCGCGCGGCCGCGGGCTGGCGCGGCGCCTCTATGAGGAACTGATTCGAGAGGTGACTGCGGCGGGCCACGATCGCGTCGTCTGCGAGGTGAATCTCGATCCGCCCAACCCGCAGTCGGACGCGTTCCATGCCGCGCTCGGCTTCACGACGCTCGGAACCGCAAGCATCCACGACGGCGCCAAGACGGTGCGCTACATCGGCCGATCAGTGCGGAGTTAG